AAAAAATTAATTTTAACAAAAACTGTACAATAAAAATTAAAAAAGTTAAAAGTTTGTAAAAAAGTAGCAACAATGTAGCAGATAAAAATGCCTATAAATAGGGGAATATAGAGTTTTTTTGTTCAAAGAGAGTATTTAAACTCTCCTTGATGTACTAAAATTGTACATAGTGTACTTTTAGTGATCAACTGCTCCTGCAGCTCCAAAACCAGTTTCAGCTCTAATATTTTGAGCTTCAAAAGCTTTTTCTTCATCTTTTGCTCTTTGAGATTTATCAGTAACTGAGAAGAACCAAATAGCAACAAATGCAGCAGTAACAGAGAATAGTGCAGGGTGTTTATAAGGGAATAATGCCTCTTTATTTCCTAAGATATCAACCCAAACAATTGGACCAACAACAACTAAAATAACAGCAGTAGCTAAACCAACAATACCACCTAAGAAAGCACCTCTAGTTGTTAATTTTCTCCAGTAAATTGATAAGAATAGAATTGGGAAGTTAGCAGAAGCTGCAATAGCAAATGCAAGACCAACCATAAATGCAATATTTTGTTGTTCAAACGCAATACCTAGTACAACACCTATAATACCAATAATAATTACAGCAATTTTTGAAACTCTAATCTCTTGCTCTTCAGTAGCATTAGGATTAATAACAGATGCATAAAGGTCATGAGAAATTGCAGATGCCCCAGCAAGTGTTAATCCAGCAACAACTGCTAAAATTGTAGCAAATGCAACAGCTGAAATAAATCCTAGGAAAATATTTCCACCTACAATATGTGATAAGTGAATTGCAGCCATATTATTTCCACCAAATAGTTTACCATCTACAAAGTAAGCTTGCCCTTCTGGAGAGTTTAAGAAAACAATTGCTCCAAGACCAATTACTGCAATAACTAAATAGAAGTACCCAATAAATCCAGTTGCATAAACAACAGATTTTCTAGCTTCTTTTGCATTTCCCACAGTAAAGAATCTCATAAGAACGTGAGGAAGTCCTGCTGTACCAAGCATTAAAGCAAGACCAAGAGAAATAGCAGAAATAGGATCAGAAATAAATCCACCTGGCTCCATAATTGCTTGACCTTTTTCATGTGTTTCAACTGCTTTTGTTGCTAATGCTTCAAAAGAGAATCCAAAATGGCTTAATACCATGAATCCCATAAATGAAACCCCAGAAAGTAGTAAAATAGCTTTGATAATTTGTACCCAAGTAGTTGCAAGCATACCACCAAAAGTTACATAAATAATCATCATTACACCAACAAGTAGTACTGCATATTCATACTCTAAACCAAATAATACTTGAATCAGTTTACCTGAACCAACCATTTGTGCAATTAAATATAAAGTTACAACAGCTAATGAACCAAATGCAGCAAGAGTTCTAATCTCTTTTTGCCCAAGTCTATAAGCAGCAATATCTGTAAAAGTAAATTTACCTAAATTTCTTAATTTTTCAGCAAGTAAGAATAAAATTACAGGCCACCCAACTAAGAATCCAACAGCATAAATTAATCCATCATATCCACTTAAGTATACAAGTCCTGAAATACCAAGGAATGATGCTGCTGACATATAATCTCCAGCAATTGCCATACCATTTTGGAATCCTGAAATTCCTCCACCTGCAGTATAGAAATCACTTGCAGATTTTGTTTTTTTAGCTGCCCAATAAGTAATACCTAATGTACCACCAACAAAAATAAAGAACATAATAATAGCTGCAATATTAAGTTCACTTTTTGATGCTTCAAAAGTAGCATCACCTGCTGCAAATAGTGCAACGGCAAAGATTGATAAAAGTGCTAATACTCTAAACATTATAATTCATCCTTTACATCTTCTCTAACTTTTTCGATTAATTCCTCAAATTCACCATTTGCTTTTTTTACATAAACAAGTGTAGTTAAGAAACTGATGATAATAATTGCTGCCGCAATAGGGAAAGCAATTGTCATAACTCCATCTCCAGTTCTAATTCCTAAAAGTGATGGTTCAAATGCAATAGTAAGAATAAATGCATAAAACAGTACAAGTACAAAGATAGCAAGTTTAACTGCTATACTAGATCTTTTTTCTACTAATTCTTGGTAATTAGGATTAGCTTTAATTTTCGCTACTAATTGATCATTCATAGTCGTCCTTTCTAAAGTAATATTTTTATGTAATTTATTTTAATAATATATAATTAAAATAATAATTCATAAAAAACATTTGAATATTATACATGAGATTATTAATTAAATCATTTTTAAGTTGACTATTAAGTCAAGTTTAAGTGAAGAAAGTCCCTAAGTAACGAATAGTTACAAGGAAAAATAGCATTAAAATAGCATGCTATTTTAATGCTATGTTGGTGCTATTTTAATGCTACGAAACTGCTATTTATCCAGTATAAAAAGTTGAATTTGCAGGAGATAAATCTCTTAATTTTAAAAATATCATAGATGTCATAATTGCATCATTTAGTGCATCATGTTTTCCAAGTTCAGGAATATCTAACTCTTTTAAAATCGTGTCAAATTTTAAGTCAACAAACTCATAATCAGAACTTCTTTTTTTAGTTTTAAAATACATTGATGAAACTTCAACTTGTCTATTTGGTAAAGAAACACCAATTATTTTTTTTGTATATTTTGAAATCATTGCAATATCAAATTTGATGTAATAACCTACAATAGGTCTATTTCCAATGAATTCAAGTAATTCTAATATTGCTTCATTTGGGTCTTTCCCATTTTGTAAATCTACAGGTCTAATTTGGTGAATTTTAATTGATTCTTCTGTAATTTTTTTTGAAGGTTTTACAAAAATATTTAGAGTCTTTCTCATCATAATTTTATTTTTCTTGATATGAACTGCTGCAATTGATAAGATTTCATCTTTTCTTGGATTTAAACCAGTTGTT
This sequence is a window from Halarcobacter bivalviorum. Protein-coding genes within it:
- a CDS encoding cation acetate symporter, whose translation is MFRVLALLSIFAVALFAAGDATFEASKSELNIAAIIMFFIFVGGTLGITYWAAKKTKSASDFYTAGGGISGFQNGMAIAGDYMSAASFLGISGLVYLSGYDGLIYAVGFLVGWPVILFLLAEKLRNLGKFTFTDIAAYRLGQKEIRTLAAFGSLAVVTLYLIAQMVGSGKLIQVLFGLEYEYAVLLVGVMMIIYVTFGGMLATTWVQIIKAILLLSGVSFMGFMVLSHFGFSFEALATKAVETHEKGQAIMEPGGFISDPISAISLGLALMLGTAGLPHVLMRFFTVGNAKEARKSVVYATGFIGYFYLVIAVIGLGAIVFLNSPEGQAYFVDGKLFGGNNMAAIHLSHIVGGNIFLGFISAVAFATILAVVAGLTLAGASAISHDLYASVINPNATEEQEIRVSKIAVIIIGIIGVVLGIAFEQQNIAFMVGLAFAIAASANFPILFLSIYWRKLTTRGAFLGGIVGLATAVILVVVGPIVWVDILGNKEALFPYKHPALFSVTAAFVAIWFFSVTDKSQRAKDEEKAFEAQNIRAETGFGAAGAVDH
- a CDS encoding DUF485 domain-containing protein, whose product is MNDQLVAKIKANPNYQELVEKRSSIAVKLAIFVLVLFYAFILTIAFEPSLLGIRTGDGVMTIAFPIAAAIIIISFLTTLVYVKKANGEFEELIEKVREDVKDEL
- a CDS encoding 3'-5' exonuclease, which produces MFKNLINSWRKKNLIDKKYEYLFDTPPKDEYVCLDCETTGLNPRKDEILSIAAVHIKKNKIMMRKTLNIFVKPSKKITEESIKIHQIRPVDLQNGKDPNEAILELLEFIGNRPIVGYYIKFDIAMISKYTKKIIGVSLPNRQVEVSSMYFKTKKRSSDYEFVDLKFDTILKELDIPELGKHDALNDAIMTSMIFLKLRDLSPANSTFYTG